In Bufo gargarizans isolate SCDJY-AF-19 chromosome 6, ASM1485885v1, whole genome shotgun sequence, a single genomic region encodes these proteins:
- the SAMD10 gene encoding sterile alpha motif domain-containing protein 10 isoform X2, translated as MDAAAHFRFCRNLLEHTVSSENLNHRLRRELGNSLTWHDGRGHRSAGSRTIKLLKQPGTEVSQVRPSDQYGIYHTSPSFSCLTKPVVLWTQQDVCKWLKKHCPHNYLTYVEAFSHHAITGRALLRLNAEKLQRMGIIHESQRQEVLQQVLQLQVREEVRNLQLLSQASFGNFS; from the exons CTGCCGCCCACTTTCGGTTTTGCCGAAACCTTCTGGAACACACAGTGTCTTCCGAGAATCTGAACCATCGCTTACGGCGGGAGCTTGGCAACAGCTTGACATGGCACGATGGCCGGGGGCACCGATCAGCTGGAAGCAGGACCATCAAATTGCTTAAACAGCCTGGCACAGAAGTATCACAG GTCAGACCCAGCGATCAATACGGCATATATCACACTAGTCCGTCCTTCAGCTGCCTCACTAAACCCGTCGTCCTGTGGACTCAGCAAGACGTGTGCAAGTGGCTGAAGAAACACTGTCCACACAACTATCTCACTTATGTCGAGGCCTTTTCTCACCACGCTATCACAG GCCGAGCTCTGCTGAGGCTTAACGCTGAGAAGTTGCAGCGCATGGGGATCATCCATGAGTCTCAGCGGCAAGAGGTTCTACAGCAGGTTTTACAGCTACAAGTACGCGAGGAAGTCCGTAATCTGCAGTTGCTTAGTCAAG CTTCCTTTGGAAACTTCTCCTAG